A stretch of the Conger conger chromosome 3, fConCon1.1, whole genome shotgun sequence genome encodes the following:
- the LOC133124327 gene encoding dnaJ homolog subfamily B member 6-like, translating into MMDYYHILGVPEKASSEDIKKAYRKLALKWHPDKNPDNKEQAEKKFKEIAEAYEVLSDGSRREDYDRNDRRDADFGHPSAFWSTSFRDPNDVFRDFFQDDFGFGGRGFPGAPSWQPSNCKTWEFRPFSGGNPGQSMWGRVLGWIGLSSSSTSTHTRVVNGRSVTTKTMKANGQERTEIRENGVLTSVKINGVEDQAARDEAQGREANGNLVTGSLGAEGRRHPAM; encoded by the exons ATGATGGATTATTATCACATTCTGGGTGTGCCAGAAAAAGCCTCCTCGGAAGATATAAAAAAGGC GTATAGGAAGCTGGCCCTGAAGTGGCACCCAGACAAGAATCCAGATAACAAGGAGCAAGCTGAAAAGAAGTTTAAGGAGATTGCTGAAGCCTATGAAGTTCTGTCTGATG GTTCTAGACGAGAAGATTATGATCGCAACGATAGGCGTGATGCAG ACTTCGGACACCCCTCAGCTTTCTGGAGTACATCATTCCGCGACCCTAATGATGTGTTTCGGGACTTTTTTCAGG ATGACTTTGGTTTTGGTGGCAGGGGCTTTCCAGGTGCTCCCAGCTGGCAACCTAGTAACTGTAAAACCTGGGAGTTTCGCCCTTTCTCCGGAGGGAACCCAG GGCAGTCCATGTGGGGAAGAGTTCTTGGATGGATCGGTTTGTCATCCTCGTCCACGTCCACCCACACACGAGTTGTCAACGGCAGATCCGTCACCACCAAAAC AATGAAAGCAAATGGCCAGGAGAGAACGGAGATCAGGGAGAACGGAGTCTTGACGAGCGTGAAGATCAATG GCGTGGAGGATCAGGCAGCCCGAGATGAGGCTCAAGGCCGAGAGGCTAATGGCAACTTGGTGACTGGTTCACTCGGCGCTGAAGGGAGGCGGCACCCGGCAATGTGA